From one Rhodamnia argentea isolate NSW1041297 chromosome 1, ASM2092103v1, whole genome shotgun sequence genomic stretch:
- the LOC115730926 gene encoding disease resistance protein RPM1-like — protein sequence MAESAVSFLLGKLSMLVEKEVKLLKGVRGEIVLIRDEFEHMKAFLERAESLQEDDPELKIWVKQVAIRARALSMELGCYTYDVEDILDEFTLNLATDHGHGFMKCFHKIKSSIHNLKARHHISSKIDDIKSRVHSIGERHQRYNLKPYDGEQSARASSRGTSWHDLREDTFLVQEGELVGIDKPREDLINWLVDGEPGLEVISILGMGGSGKTTLAKRVYDDCQVKAYFQSHAWISVSQTYNIESILRDIIARLQGEIQQPVPQGLESMSIASLKQKVKDFLQQKRYVIVLDDVWNLEALDGIKSAMPNSSFCSRIIITARMADVATVSSNPSKVYTRMPLSPEESWSLFCKKAFRGKPCPPHLEHLSLQILRKCEGLPLAIVAIGGLLFAKDGQEWAMINRSLAAELESDDRMQIFRKILSLSYNDLHYNLKSCFLYLGVFPEDHEIECSRLIRLWIAEGFVEKREGMTQEEVAERYLKELINRSLVQIAERVSGGRLRRCRVHDLMRESILSKLRDENFVSFASEQRKELNERVRRLSVESTNNNALNQLILPRLRSLLIFEVGESSSSDGQFVPSGSKLLRVLDLGGSSLHNFPRQILDLFHLKYLSLRGTNVSIIPRSIGKLQNLETLDLKQTLVSELPVEITKLTKLQHLVVYSYTGVNDLGFVTGFSAPQGIGALASLQKLTCVKAGRGRSKNTMQELGELSQLTRLGVMGLETNDAKELCLSLEKMTNLRTLSVTAASESEVIDLDFLSSPPLILRTLNIQGCLKELPHWVPLLNNLVKMSLSQSRLKSSPLIALQNLPNLVELGLVSAFDGETLAFGDGGFPKLKKLHFEDLENLSFVLMNGQAMPCLESLSIVGCRHLDWQSLLVVIRSLASLKDLEFFGMPEEFALAFYPQSSSGMREGIVQECYEEVMERNPEVSFIWQIEDHWEIHDLSIQSYNVIKGRAMSRDEVLPLVS from the exons GTTGCCATTAGAGCCAGAGCATTATCAATG GAATTGGGGTGTTACACATACGATGTGGAGGATATTCTGGATGAATTCACGCTCAACTTGGCAACAGATCATGGACATGGGTTCATGAAGTGCTTTCACAAGATCAAGTCATCCATACATAACTTGAAAGCACGCCATCATATCTCCTCCAAGATAGATGATATCAAGTCAAGAGTCCACAGCATCGGCGAAAGGCATCAGCGATATAATTTGAAGCCATATGACGGGGAGCAAAGTGCGAGGGCATCCAGCAGAGGCACCTCCTGGCACGATCTCAGGGAGGACACTTTTCTTGTCCAGGAAGGTGAACTGGTGGGGATTGACAAGCCGAGAGAAGATCTTATTAATTGGCTTGTTGATGGAGAACCCGGACTTGAAGTTATATCGATCTTAGGGATGGGGGGTTCTGGGAAGACCACTCTGGCAAAAAGAGTCTACGACGATTGCCAAGTGAAAGCCTACTTCCAAAGCCATGCATGGATCAGTGTCTCCCAGACTTATAATATTGAGAGTATCTTGAGGGACATAATTGCTCGACTACAAGGAGAAATTCAGCAGCCGGTTCCTCAAGGATTAGAATCCATGAGTATCGCGAGCCTCAAGCAGAAAGTGAAAGACTTTCTGCAGCAAAAGAGGTACGTCATTGTTCTAGATGATGTATGGAACTTGGAAGCACTAGATGGTATAAAAAGTGCAATGCCTAATAGCAGCTTCTGTAGCCGAATAATAATCACTGCTCGTATGGCTGACGTTGCTACTGTCTCATCCAACCCGTCAAAAGTTTATACCCGTATGCCCTTATCTCCAGAAGAATCATGGTCCTTATTCTGCAAGAAAGCCTTCCGTGGGAAGCCCTGTCCTCCTCACCTAGAACACCTTTCTCtacagattttgagaaaatgtgagggtttGCCACTGGCCATAGTGGCAATTGGTGGCCTTCTCTTTGCAAAAGATGGCCAAGAATGGGCGATGATTAATCGTAGCCTTGCTGCAGAACTGGAAAGCGATGACAGGATgcaaattttcaggaaaattctCAGCTTGAGCTACAATGACTTGCATTATAACTTGAAAAGTTGCTTTTTGTACTTGGGAGTATTTCCTGAGGATCATGAGATTGAGTGTAGTAGACTCATCCGTCTGTGGATCGCAGAAGGATTTgttgagaaaagagaagggatGACACAGGAGGAGGTTGCTGAAAGATACCTGAAGGAGCTTATAAACCGAAGTTTGGTGCAAATTGCAGAAAGAGTTTCAGGCGGAAGGCTAAGACGTTGTAGGGTACATGACCTAATGCGTGAAAGCATCCTTTCTAAGTTAAGGGATGAAAACTTTGTTTCGTTCGCATCTGAGCAGAGAAAAGAATTGAACGAAAGAGTGCGGCGTCTGTCAGTCGAATCCACCAACAACAATGCACTGAACCAGCTAATCCTCCCCCGCCTACGTTCTCTGCTCATTTTTGAGGTAGGAGAATCGTCAAGCTCAGATGGGCAATTCGTCCCAAGTGGCTCTAAGCTGTTGAGGGTGTTAGATCTGGGAGGCTCGTCCCTTCACAACTTCCCCAGACAAATACTAGACCTGTTCCACTTGAAGTATCTAAGTTTGAGAGGGACCAACGTGAGCATCATTCCTAGGTCAATTGGGAAACTCCAAAATCTGGAGACTCTGGATCTTAAACAGACGTTGGTCTCTGAGCTGCCTGTGGAGATAACCAAGCTCACGAAATTACAGCATCTGGTGGTGTACAGTTATACGGGAGTGAATGACCTAGGTTTTGTTACGGGATTTTCTGCTCCCCAGGGCATTGGAGCGCTGGCATCACTGCAGAAATTGACCTGTGTAAAAGCTGGACGGGGTCGGAGCAAGAATACAATGCAAGAGCTGGGTGAATTAAGTCAACTAACGAGGCTGGGTGTGATGGGCCTTGAGACAAATGATGCAAAGGAACTATGCCTCTCCCTCGAGAAGATGACCAACCTGCGAACACTAAGTGTAACCGCAGCAAGTGAGTCTGAAGTTATTGATTTGGATTTTCTATCTTCTCCTCCCCTGATCCTTCGGACTCTAAATATCCAAGGATGTCTAAAGGAGCTGCCTCATTGGGTACCTCTGCTGAACAATCTGGTGAAAATGAGTTTGTCACAGTCCAGATTGAAATCGAGCCCCCTAATTGCTCTCCAGAATTTGCCCAATCTCGTGGAGCTTGGACTGGTTAGTGCCTTCGATGGGGAAACATTGGCTTTTGGAGATGGAGGGTTCCCAAAGCTGAAGAAGTTGCACTTTGAAGATCTGGAAAATCTGAGCTTTGTGTTGATGAATGGTCAGGCAATGCCTTGCCTTGAGAGTCTCTCCATTGTCGGATGCCGGCACTTGGACTGGCAATCATTACTGGTTGTTATCCGCAGCCTCGCGAGCCTCAAGGATCTCGAATTCTTTGGGATGCCAGAAGAATTTGCTCTTGCGTTCTATCCGCAAAGCAGTAGCGGAATGAGGGAGGGTATCGTGCAAGAGTGCTATGAGGAGGTGATGGAACGTAACCCGGAAGTCTCCTTTATCTGGCAGATAGAGGATCACTGGGAGATACATGATCTTAGCATCCAATCCTACAATGTCATCAAGGGTAGGGCGATGAGCCGCGATGAGGTTCTGCCTCTAGTTTCGTAG